Proteins found in one Campylobacter concisus genomic segment:
- a CDS encoding NCS2 family permease, whose product MKFFDLAQNKTSVKQEFGAGLTTFLAMMYIVPVNAIIMSKTGMPYEALITATALITIFSTILNGLWANTPVAMSVGMGLNAYFTFGLCIGMKVAWQTALGVVFLSGVIFVVLSFTNFRMWIIRSIPLDLRRAISAGIGTFISFVAFQQMGFIVNNDAVLVGIGNFRDPNVLLGVLGLFLVICFWAWNIKGAFILAVLATSVIAWVLGIAPHPTEIFSTPASISPIFLELDIKGAFSLALLPVVITFFVTDLFDSIGTLAGVGTRAGIFDENKKDGVVKLEKTLEADAIATAAGSLVGVSTTTSFVESASGVEEGGRTGLTAVFCGLLFILTLFMLPLFKAIPGNAIYPILVMVGVLMFAELASINFKDPAIAVATFFIVVLIPLTYSITNGLAFGFMSYVIVKLIKREFSDINLGVVVLALISFIVFLVH is encoded by the coding sequence GTGAAATTTTTTGACTTAGCACAAAACAAAACGAGTGTGAAGCAGGAATTTGGAGCGGGACTTACGACGTTTTTGGCGATGATGTATATCGTGCCGGTAAATGCGATCATTATGAGCAAAACTGGTATGCCTTATGAGGCACTAATCACTGCAACTGCGCTAATTACCATCTTTTCTACGATATTAAATGGTCTTTGGGCGAACACGCCAGTTGCGATGAGCGTTGGCATGGGACTTAACGCTTATTTTACATTTGGTCTTTGCATCGGTATGAAAGTGGCTTGGCAAACGGCTCTTGGCGTTGTTTTTCTAAGCGGCGTGATATTTGTCGTCTTGTCTTTTACAAATTTTAGGATGTGGATAATTAGATCCATCCCACTTGATCTACGAAGAGCGATAAGCGCTGGTATAGGCACATTTATCAGCTTTGTTGCGTTTCAGCAAATGGGCTTTATCGTAAATAACGACGCGGTTTTGGTTGGCATAGGAAATTTCAGAGATCCAAACGTGCTTCTTGGCGTTTTGGGGCTATTTTTGGTTATTTGCTTTTGGGCGTGGAATATAAAGGGTGCGTTTATCCTAGCTGTGCTTGCTACTTCTGTGATCGCTTGGGTGCTTGGCATCGCTCCTCATCCAACAGAAATTTTCTCAACCCCAGCCTCTATCTCACCGATATTTTTAGAGCTTGACATAAAAGGTGCCTTTAGCCTAGCCTTACTACCAGTTGTTATCACATTTTTTGTGACTGATCTTTTTGACTCGATAGGCACGCTAGCTGGCGTTGGCACAAGGGCTGGAATTTTTGATGAAAACAAAAAAGATGGCGTCGTAAAACTTGAAAAAACTCTTGAAGCTGACGCTATTGCTACGGCAGCTGGCTCACTTGTAGGCGTAAGTACGACCACATCGTTTGTAGAGAGTGCTAGCGGTGTAGAAGAGGGCGGTAGAACCGGTCTAACGGCTGTATTTTGCGGACTTTTATTTATACTTACATTATTTATGTTACCACTTTTTAAAGCGATCCCTGGCAATGCCATTTATCCGATCCTTGTAATGGTTGGTGTGCTTATGTTTGCTGAGCTTGCTAGTATAAATTTCAAAGATCCAGCCATTGCGGTTGCGACATTTTTTATAGTTGTGCTCATCCCACTTACCTATTCGATCACAAATGGCCTTGCATTTGGCTTTATGTCATACGTCATAGTTAAGCTCATAAAGAGAGAATTTAGCGATATAAATTTAGGCGTAGTCGTGCTAGCGCTCATTAGTTTTATCGTATTTTTAGTGCATTGA
- the mqnE gene encoding aminofutalosine synthase MqnE encodes MMNLLQKLESGERLSKQEAFSLYELDLFTLAKFADKKRRKLHGNKVFFNVNRHINPTNICADICKFCAFSAHRKNPNPYLMSHEEILKIVDESVSHGVKEIHIVSAHNAKSGWQWYLEIFKKIKAAHPELHVKAMTAAEIDFLSRHYGLSYDEVIEKMLEYGVDSMPGGGAEIFDEEVRAKICKGKVSSENWLKIHKMWHDKGKQSNATMLFGHIESRDNRIDHMLRIRGLQDETGGFNAFIPLVYQRENNYLKDVKFLGSAEILKTLAISRLVLDNVPHIKAYWATSTLNLAMIAQEFGADDLDGTIEKESIQSAAGANSANGVTLKTFCDLIKTSGFTPVERDSLYNELKIY; translated from the coding sequence ATAATGAATCTATTACAAAAACTAGAAAGTGGCGAGAGATTAAGCAAACAAGAGGCTTTTTCGCTTTATGAGCTTGATCTTTTTACCTTGGCTAAATTTGCCGATAAAAAGCGCAGAAAACTGCACGGCAATAAGGTCTTTTTTAATGTAAATCGCCATATCAATCCAACAAATATCTGCGCTGATATCTGTAAATTTTGTGCATTTTCGGCTCACAGAAAAAATCCAAATCCATACTTAATGAGCCACGAAGAAATTTTAAAGATTGTTGATGAGAGTGTGAGTCACGGAGTAAAAGAGATACACATCGTCTCCGCTCACAATGCAAAAAGTGGCTGGCAGTGGTATTTAGAAATTTTTAAAAAGATAAAGGCAGCTCATCCAGAACTTCACGTAAAGGCGATGACGGCAGCTGAGATCGACTTTTTATCAAGGCATTACGGACTAAGTTATGATGAGGTGATAGAAAAGATGCTCGAATACGGCGTCGATAGCATGCCAGGCGGCGGGGCTGAAATTTTTGACGAAGAGGTCAGGGCTAAAATTTGCAAAGGCAAAGTAAGCAGCGAAAACTGGCTCAAAATCCACAAAATGTGGCACGATAAAGGCAAGCAAAGCAACGCAACGATGCTTTTTGGTCACATAGAAAGCCGTGATAACAGAATAGATCATATGCTTAGAATCAGGGGCTTGCAGGATGAAACTGGCGGTTTTAACGCATTTATACCGCTTGTCTATCAAAGAGAAAACAACTACTTAAAAGATGTGAAATTTCTAGGATCAGCTGAAATTTTAAAGACTCTGGCGATCTCACGTCTTGTGCTTGATAATGTCCCACATATCAAAGCTTACTGGGCTACTTCGACGCTAAATTTAGCGATGATCGCTCAGGAATTTGGCGCTGATGATCTTGATGGTACGATAGAAAAAGAGAGCATTCAAAGTGCAGCTGGCGCAAATAGCGCAAATGGCGTTACGCTAAAGACATTTTGTGATCTTATTAAAACATCTGGTTTTACGCCGGTTGAGCGTGATAGCTTATATAACGAACTTAAAATTTACTAA